Within Homo sapiens chromosome 2, GRCh38.p14 Primary Assembly, the genomic segment GTACTCCGGCCCCGGCCTGCGCCCTCAGAAAGGTGGGGCCCGAACCATGAGCTCCTACCTGGAGTACGTGTCATGCAGCAGCAGCGGCGGGGTCGGCGGCGACGTGCTCAGCTTGGCACCCAAGTTCTGCCGCTCCGACGCCCGGCCCGTGGCTCTGCAGCCCGCCTTCCCTCTGGGCAACGGCGACGGCGCCTTCGTCAGCTGTCTGCCCCTGGCCGCCGCCCGACCCTCGCCTTCGCCCCCGGCCGCCCCCGCGCGGCCGTCCGTACCGCCTCCGGCCGCGCCCCAGTACGCGCAGTGCACCCTGGAGGGGGCCTACGAACCTGGTGCCGCACCTGCCGCGGCAGCTGGGGGCGCGGACTACGGCTTCCTGGGGTCCGGGCCGGCGTACGACTTCCCGGGCGTGCTGGGGCGGGCGGCCGACGACGGCGGGTCTCACGTCCACTACGCCACCTCGGCCGTCTTCTCGGGCGGCGGCTCTTTCCTCCTCAGCGGCCAGGTGGATTACGCGGCCTTCGGCGAACCCGGCCCTTTTCCGGCTTGTCTCAAAGCGTCAGCCGACGGCCACCCTGGTGCTTTCCAGACCGCATCCCCGGCCCCAGGCACCTACCCCAAGTCCGTCTCTCCCGCCTCCGGCCTCCCTGCCGCCTTCAGCACGTTCGAGTGGATGAAAGTGAAGAGGAATGCCTCTAAGAAAGGTAAGTCCGCGGGCCTTGGATGGGGCCACCTGGGGTTGGGGACGGAGCCTCCCCCGCGGAAATGCGCTGGGAGCGTGGTGTCGCTGCCTTTCCAGACAGCGGTTTGGGTTTTGTGGAGGAGACGCGTTCCCGGGCGAATTCCATGGAGTCTGCCTCGAGTACAGATTCGGaaaatgtgccaggcattgagAAAATTTCAGGAAGGAGCTCTCCGTGGAACTTCTCCTGGTACAAATTCTGTTCCTAGGGACCCAGGAGGGCTGCGCTGGGACTTTGATTCTAACTAGCTCCACTGCTCACCCACATTCTGTCCCCGGCCTCAGGCCTGGCTGACGCCCTGTCTTTACGTTGCAGGCAAACTCGCCGAGTATGGGGCCGCTAGCCCCTCCAGCGCGATCCGCACGAATTTCAGCACCAAGCAACTGACAGAACTGGAAAAAGAGTTTCATTTCAATAAGTACTTAACTCGAGCCCGGCGCATCGAGATAGCCAACTGCTTGCACCTGAATGACACGCAAGTCAAAATCTGGTTCCAGAACCGCAGgatgaaacagaagaaaagggaACGAGAAGGGCTTCTGGCCACGGCCATTCCTGTGGCTCCCCTCCAACTTCCCCTCTCTGGAACAACCCCCACTAAGTTTATCAAGAACCCCGGCAGCCCTTCTCAGTCCCAAGAGCCTTCGTGAGGCCGGTACTTGGGGCCGAAAAACTGTGGCCTGCAGAAGTCCCAGGCGACCCCCATCCCTATCTAGACTTAGGAGCTCAGTTTGGGATGGAGGTGGGAGAACAAAAATGAATAGGGATTTCACTTGGGAAATGAAGTACTTTAGTTGGCTTCCGAGTTCCAGACTATATGTCCAGATATTAATTGACTGTCTTGTAAGCCACTTGTTTGGTTATGATTTGTGTCTTATCAGGGAAAAGGTGCCCAGCTGCCAGCCCAGCTCCGCTGCTATCTTTGCCTCACTTAGTCATGTGCAATTCGCGTTGCAGAGTGGCAGACCATTAGTTGCTGAGTTCTGTCAGCACTCTGATGTGCTCAGAAGAGCACCTGCCCAAagtttttctggttttaatttaaaGGACAAGGCTACATATATTCAGCTTTTTGAGATGACCAAAGCTAGTTAGGGTCTCCTTGATGTAGCTAAGCTGCTTCAGTGATCTTCACATTTGcactccagtttttttttctttaaaaaagcgGTTTCTACCTCTCTATGTGCCTGAGTGATGATACAATCGCTGTTTAGTTACTAGATGAACAAATCCACAGAATGGGTAAAGAGTAGAATCTGAACTATATCTTGACAAATATTATTCAAACttgaatgtaaatatatacagtatgtatattttttaaaaagatttgctTGCAATGACCTTATAAGTGACATTTAATGTCATAGCAtgtaaagggttttttttgtaataaaaattatagaatctgctgctctctgcttttcttACACTCTTTAATAATGATTCTCTTTCTTTAAAGTTGATTCAGTTTCCTGTATTTGAATTTTCTTGATTCTGCTATGAGAATTTGTTTAtgttgataacttttttttttttttgacacggagtcttgctctgttgcccaggctggagtgcagtggcacaattctggctcaccacaacctctgcctcccaggttcaagtgattctcctgcctcaccatccccagtagctgggattacaggcatgagccaccatgcccagctaattttttgtattttttttagtagagacggggtttcaccatgttggccaggttggactcgaactcctgacctcaggtgatccgcccacctcggcctcacaaagtgctagaattacaaacgtgagccaccacgcccagccgataacttttaaaaataatacttcctACAGGTTGTGTACACACCCAGCAAGTTATGGGCAATTAGTAGTTTAAGAGAGAAAACTACTCTGCCAAATATCCAAGTAACTATGGAAATACTTTCCTTACCTTGAGTGCCCTAATTTTATGGTAGGTGTGTAGTCTGCACATTTAACTCAAGTGTTAGGTGCCTACTGTGGAATGTTGTAAAGCCAAGGAGACACTTCAGGGAGATCTTGTTCTTTTGTCTCCTGTCCTcacaaaaggaagaggaaaggtgaCCTGAAGACTTTGTTTCTTGGTTAGTGTTCCCTGAGAAAGGCagctgcacatcaaaaagttCTCAGTGGCTGaattcccatttccaaagtcaAGAGttacaaaggaggctgggaaaggcTAGTAGTCACAAATTTCTACTTCCTGTAACCCAGACTGAGTATCTGGCGGAGAGAGAGCACAGACAGTgcctttctgatttcaaaaatgaaatattttcaaatgaatactTTGGAAGAGGTACAAGCACAAAACTTGAAAGTTGACAAGAGAGtatgtggttaaaaaaaaccccaaaacctatTCTCTAATCTATTTCACCCAAACTCCCATTTCTCATCCCGGGAGGCATTCATAGTTGACCAGAGTTTATGTAAACTTGcagaaatatgagaaaaagatGCAATATAAAGATACAGAATCAAGTGGATACTTGGGACAGTTTTGGGGAGTACGTCCTTATTTTACAACTATATCTTTAAGTTCTTTCTATAGTTCAACAGAAGGGCTAACGGCCCAAATAATTCAGATAAGAACCTCAGCTCTTTTAGCTAGATTTCTAGATTCCAGTATAATGCTTTAAATCTAATTATTCATAAATCTAAGCAACTGTGAAAGATTACCTTTTTTATAAAGCAGCAATATGATTAGTTCTCTTAGAAAATTGGAGTTACACTGAAGTTCTCATTCTTTGCACCTATAGTTGAATGgagttgaagaaataaaatgatcagCTCCAACAAACTCAGCTGATTAGAGGGAAAAGATACTGCTTAAAAAGCAGGTCTGTCAATATTATTCTTGTTTCCCCGGCTGCCCTTTAATAACTTGATGCTAATTGAATCTTGTTTGAAACAACAGCCCCCCTCTGAGCTCTACTGCTATTTGAAAGAACTTGTTAAAGGACTTGTGATCTGCTTGCTTACAGCCACCTCTGGGCTTCCCCTGCAGTGGTCTTTGACATGACAATGTTTCCTTTTTGATAAGCATTTAAATGTACacctaaacaacaacaacaacaaaataccaaCATGCTGGGTCATTTCCTTAATCTACCACCCttttctctgagaaaataaaGCTTTTCCTTCTGAAGCTAGTACTAGCACTTAGCCCTGATGGATGTCTTccttgatgaaggtggctattATGACATTCGTATAATGCTATTCTATGAATCAGGCCAATATTAGCTATTTTTTGCCCAACCCCAGGGATCTTTAAAAGCTTTCTTAATGCAGATCACTGTACAGCTATATTCAGTATTAGGAAGAGTCCTGGCTGGAGATCGGGATGAACTAGGTGACCTCTGGAGGTCCCTCCCAACAATGAAAATGCTACAATTTAATGACttctgcatattttattttagacctATCATTTGAAGGGAGTTAGGCTCTAAGAGAAAGCAAATGTGCTGTCTAGGATTACAGTGATACTGTGTTTATACAGGAAAAGAGGATTTTAGACACTATCAAATACATGTTGTCAGTGGAGGTACCTAGGCAATGTGGATCATTTACAGAGCATTCcttttcctattattttgagcCTTGTGTTATTTTGAGTCAGATCTCCATGAAGTATGAGGTTACTATGTAAACTGCAACTACTCAAACAATCCCGTTTCTATTTTACAAGATTTCAAACTAAATATGCTAATTTACCCTCCAGTGATCTGTTACAAGGATGAATACACAGTGGACAGTTCTGGCTGTTGTATAATTAACTATTCAATGTTCCTTTGTCTTCACATAATGACCATGTGTCTACTTTTCTGGATCAGGATAATTGGGAGTGAGGAAAAGGAAAGcacttaataatatataaaattcccATAAGTTGAGTACTAGCAAATGAAGGCTTTGCTGATATAAAAACCTAAAGCAATGTCACCTAGAGTTTCAAAAGATTAATTGTGTGTGATTTATGCTGCCTCAATCTCAAATATGGTGAGGACCAACACCAGAAAAGGCTGTCTGATTATCGTGTCAtccaaaaaaaacagaagcaggcTCAGGAGAGTTGCATTAGCTCTGAAGTTCTTAATTATTCCTTATGGCCAAAGAAATGATCTATATTTGCTGAATATTGAATTTGAAAACCTCAGGATCTAATCAGTTTCCGAGAGTTGTTTAGTCTGACCACAGACCTCTCAACAAGAAAAATGCCCAttgttaaaactttatttgtggTTTTAAAGTAAAACCATAGTGGACATATCTCACGAAGATAAATATCCGTCTAAATAGAAACAAAGATGTTCATGGTTTTTACCTCTATCTAATGTTTTCAAGTCATGAACATGCAACAAATCTG encodes:
- the HOXD1 gene encoding homeobox protein Hox-D1 isoform X1; the protein is MSSYLEYVSCSSSGGVGGDVLSLAPKFCRSDARPVALQPAFPLGNGDGAFVSCLPLAAARPSPSPPAAPARPSVPPPAAPQYAQCTLEGAYEPGAAPAAAAGGADYGFLGSGPAYDFPGVLGRAADDGGSHVHYATSAVFSGGGSFLLSGQVDYAAFGEPGPFPACLKASADGHPGAFQTASPAPGTYPKSVSPASGLPAAFSTFEWMKVKRNASKKDSGLGFVEETRSRANSMESASSTDSENVPGIEKISGRSSPWNFSWQTRRVWGR
- the HOXD1 gene encoding homeobox protein Hox-D1; translated protein: MSSYLEYVSCSSSGGVGGDVLSLAPKFCRSDARPVALQPAFPLGNGDGAFVSCLPLAAARPSPSPPAAPARPSVPPPAAPQYAQCTLEGAYEPGAAPAAAAGGADYGFLGSGPAYDFPGVLGRAADDGGSHVHYATSAVFSGGGSFLLSGQVDYAAFGEPGPFPACLKASADGHPGAFQTASPAPGTYPKSVSPASGLPAAFSTFEWMKVKRNASKKGKLAEYGAASPSSAIRTNFSTKQLTELEKEFHFNKYLTRARRIEIANCLHLNDTQVKIWFQNRRMKQKKREREGLLATAIPVAPLQLPLSGTTPTKFIKNPGSPSQSQEPS